One region of Bacillus thermozeamaize genomic DNA includes:
- a CDS encoding ABC transporter — MRQHFYNLIKYKDLFFELVRKDVSLKYRNSILGVFWSMLNPLLMMVVLSIVFMELFQVEIPNFPIYVLIGRILYQFFSESTNFAMDSIHINAQLIRKVYVPKYFFPLSRICSSFITTLIALIPLFIMMIATGMTFHWINLLFILPMIYLFFICSGIGLLLSSFNVFFKDVKHFYSVLLLIIMYMTPIFYPVSIIPDQYMILFLLNPLYPVVEIFRDVVMYKYMPDPTLHLLAVAYAIIYWITGLIVFYKCQDRFIYYL, encoded by the coding sequence ATGAGGCAACATTTTTATAACTTGATAAAATATAAAGATTTATTTTTTGAATTGGTAAGAAAAGACGTCAGTCTAAAATATCGCAATTCAATTTTGGGCGTATTTTGGAGCATGCTTAATCCTTTGCTTATGATGGTTGTCTTGAGCATAGTATTTATGGAATTATTTCAAGTTGAAATCCCAAACTTTCCAATTTACGTTTTGATTGGAAGAATCCTTTATCAATTTTTTTCTGAATCAACTAATTTTGCCATGGACTCCATTCATATCAACGCTCAATTAATCAGAAAAGTGTACGTTCCAAAATATTTTTTTCCCCTTTCCAGAATATGCTCATCTTTCATTACAACACTAATTGCACTTATTCCGTTATTTATAATGATGATAGCTACCGGAATGACTTTTCATTGGATAAATCTGCTCTTTATTCTTCCCATGATTTATTTGTTTTTTATCTGTTCGGGGATTGGTTTGCTGTTGTCATCGTTCAATGTGTTTTTTAAGGATGTGAAGCATTTTTATTCAGTCTTGTTGTTAATTATCATGTACATGACACCCATTTTCTACCCGGTATCGATTATTCCCGATCAATATATGATCCTCTTTTTATTGAATCCCCTGTACCCTGTTGTAGAAATTTTCAGGGATGTTGTGATGTATAAATACATGCCGGATCCAACACTACACTTGTTGGCCGTTGCATATGCAATTATATATTGGATTACCGGACTTATTGTATTCTATAAATGCCAAGACCGCTTTATATATTATCTCTAA
- a CDS encoding glycosyl transferase family 2, which translates to MSTYNGSEFLREQIESVLNQSYHKVKLLVRDDGSTDSTKDILKYYLHKNPERVQVIWGSNIGVINSFFELLNIADHSCDFYCFCDQDDVWFPDKIDRALRQLNGLSHIPAMVCTTTYVTDKSLKPLNIWPKPPARQPSFFNAVVQNIAVGATITLNKRARELIIGKAIQTEFIQMHDWWTYLCVSAFGKVIFDSQPSILYRQHDRNTVGGETSFYNLLIRKWKSFRRNRGKYLLRKQAAEFNRIYGHLLNENEQSQLLAFLEKKETLKDRLAYLNKCKLYRNSPFEQLIFKFLILIGYI; encoded by the coding sequence ATGTCAACGTATAACGGCTCCGAGTTTCTGAGAGAACAGATTGAAAGTGTTTTGAATCAATCATACCATAAGGTAAAGTTGCTTGTCAGAGATGACGGATCGACTGACAGTACAAAAGATATATTAAAATATTACCTTCATAAGAACCCTGAGAGAGTTCAGGTGATATGGGGCTCCAATATCGGGGTCATTAACAGTTTTTTTGAACTGTTGAACATCGCCGACCACTCTTGTGATTTTTATTGTTTCTGTGATCAGGATGATGTCTGGTTTCCAGACAAGATAGATCGTGCATTAAGACAGTTGAACGGTTTGAGCCATATCCCCGCTATGGTCTGCACAACCACTTATGTTACCGACAAATCTCTAAAACCACTAAATATTTGGCCCAAGCCCCCTGCCCGGCAACCTTCTTTTTTTAATGCCGTGGTTCAAAATATAGCTGTGGGAGCCACAATCACTCTCAATAAACGGGCCAGGGAATTGATTATCGGCAAAGCGATTCAAACAGAGTTTATTCAAATGCACGATTGGTGGACATACCTCTGTGTGTCCGCCTTTGGAAAAGTGATCTTTGACTCCCAACCATCAATATTATACCGCCAACATGACAGAAATACGGTGGGAGGCGAAACATCTTTTTACAACCTGCTGATCCGCAAATGGAAAAGCTTTAGGCGTAACAGAGGAAAATATTTATTGCGCAAACAAGCCGCCGAATTTAATCGCATCTATGGTCATTTGCTGAATGAAAACGAACAATCGCAATTGTTGGCTTTTTTGGAGAAGAAAGAAACATTAAAGGATCGGTTAGCGTATTTGAATAAGTGCAAATTGTATCGAAACTCTCCATTTGAACAATTGATATTTAAGTTCCTGATTTTGATAGGATACATTTAA
- a CDS encoding dTDP-4-dehydrorhamnose reductase: MKVLVTGANGQLGQELVRFPAPPDLEIVGLGRAELDVTDPGQCRETIRAIRPDAVIHCAAYTKVDQAESEQDEAYRVNAEGTRNAALAAEQIGAKFVYISTDYVFDGTSNRPCREDDPPNPLSVYGKTKLAGERFVRMLSSRHFIVRTSWVFGPYGSNFVKTMLKLAEERDVIRVVDDQIGSPTYTRDLAQFLLELVRTDHYGIWHASNSGACSWYEFARAIFEEKGLNVRVEPCTTAEFPRPAPRPAYSVLDHGAIRAFGFKPFRHWREALRDYLQNSG, encoded by the coding sequence ATGAAGGTGCTCGTCACCGGCGCGAACGGGCAGCTCGGGCAGGAGCTGGTCCGGTTTCCCGCGCCGCCGGATCTGGAGATCGTCGGGCTCGGCCGGGCGGAGCTGGATGTGACCGATCCCGGCCAATGCCGCGAGACGATCCGCGCGATCCGGCCGGATGCGGTCATCCACTGCGCGGCGTACACGAAGGTCGACCAGGCGGAATCGGAGCAGGACGAAGCGTACCGCGTGAACGCCGAAGGAACGCGGAATGCGGCCCTCGCAGCGGAACAAATCGGCGCCAAATTCGTCTATATCAGTACGGATTATGTATTTGACGGAACATCGAACCGCCCTTGCCGGGAGGATGATCCTCCGAATCCGCTGTCCGTATACGGCAAGACAAAATTGGCCGGCGAGCGGTTCGTCCGGATGCTGAGCAGCCGTCATTTCATCGTGCGCACGTCGTGGGTGTTCGGCCCTTACGGGAGCAATTTTGTGAAGACGATGCTGAAACTGGCGGAGGAGCGGGACGTGATCCGGGTCGTCGACGACCAGATCGGGTCGCCGACGTACACGCGGGATCTCGCGCAATTCCTGCTGGAACTGGTGAGGACCGATCACTACGGCATCTGGCACGCCTCCAATTCCGGCGCCTGCTCCTGGTATGAATTCGCCCGGGCGATCTTCGAGGAGAAGGGGCTGAACGTGCGGGTGGAGCCTTGCACGACGGCCGAGTTCCCGCGCCCGGCCCCGCGGCCTGCGTATTCGGTGCTGGATCACGGCGCGATCCGGGCGTTCGGATTCAAGCCGTTCAGGCATTGGCGCGAAGCGCTGCGCGACTATCTGCAGAACAGCGGGTGA
- a CDS encoding glycosyl transferase family 2, translating into MSVIIPTLEAGGALRRLIEALRGQTLAPREIIVIDSASTDGTPDIARECGARVIGIERRDFDHGGTRNLAASHAVGEVLVFMTQDALPAHPEMLERLVGALLSDARVACAYARQVPRDDADVLERLTRAYLYPEQPAVKWKSDLERLGIRTFFCSNVCAAYRRDVFEQLGRFPAPALFNEDLFFAAKCIFADYGVAYAADARVVHSHHYTLGQQFRRYFDNGVSMRGHDAVYAWSGVGRSGGGMVLAVARELVRTRRVRYMPRLIAESAAKFIGYQLGRRYRLLPAALCRRFSMHRGIWDRYYQSRKRADAGAAEGETLQG; encoded by the coding sequence GTGTCGGTCATCATCCCGACGCTGGAGGCCGGCGGAGCGCTGCGCAGGCTCATCGAAGCGCTGCGGGGACAGACGCTCGCGCCGCGCGAGATCATCGTCATCGACTCGGCATCGACGGACGGCACGCCCGACATCGCAAGGGAGTGCGGCGCCCGGGTCATCGGGATCGAACGGAGGGACTTCGACCACGGCGGGACGCGCAATCTGGCCGCGTCGCACGCCGTCGGCGAAGTTCTTGTGTTTATGACGCAGGATGCGCTTCCGGCGCATCCAGAGATGCTCGAGCGGCTGGTCGGCGCGCTGCTGTCCGACGCGCGCGTGGCGTGCGCCTACGCGCGGCAGGTGCCGCGGGACGACGCGGATGTGCTGGAGCGGCTGACGCGCGCGTATCTGTATCCGGAGCAGCCGGCCGTGAAATGGAAGAGCGATCTGGAGCGGCTCGGCATCCGGACGTTCTTCTGCTCGAACGTGTGCGCGGCATACCGGCGGGATGTGTTCGAGCAGCTCGGGAGATTTCCGGCGCCGGCGCTGTTCAATGAGGATCTGTTCTTCGCGGCGAAGTGCATCTTCGCGGACTACGGGGTGGCGTACGCGGCCGACGCGCGCGTCGTCCATTCCCACCATTACACGCTCGGCCAGCAGTTCCGCCGATACTTCGACAACGGCGTCTCGATGCGCGGCCATGACGCGGTGTACGCCTGGTCGGGGGTCGGCCGGTCCGGCGGCGGCATGGTGCTCGCCGTCGCGCGCGAGCTGGTCCGGACGCGGCGGGTGCGGTACATGCCGCGGCTGATCGCGGAATCGGCCGCGAAGTTCATCGGCTACCAGCTCGGCAGGCGGTACCGGCTGCTGCCCGCCGCGCTCTGCCGCCGGTTCAGCATGCACCGGGGCATCTGGGACCGCTATTATCAATCCCGGAAACGGGCGGACGCCGGTGCCGCGGAGGGCGAGACGCTGCAAGGGTGA
- a CDS encoding dTDP-4-dehydrorhamnose 3,5-epimerase: protein MKITHTGIPGLLLIEPVVHGDARGFFYESYNAREFRRHGLHYDFVQDNHSMSVQTGVLRGLHYQLNPKAQTKLVRVTAGAVFDVVVDIRKGSPTYGKWQSFILSAENKLQLLVPKGCAHGFCTLEPNTEVQYKVDEFYSPEHDRGIAWNDPALGIEWPCRDPILSEKDRKHPPLAEAENNFVFEG, encoded by the coding sequence ATGAAGATCACGCATACCGGAATCCCCGGGCTGCTCCTGATCGAGCCGGTCGTGCACGGAGACGCCCGGGGGTTTTTCTACGAAAGCTACAATGCGCGCGAATTCCGCAGGCACGGCTTGCACTACGACTTTGTCCAGGACAATCACTCGATGTCGGTTCAGACGGGCGTGCTGCGCGGTCTGCACTATCAGCTCAATCCGAAGGCGCAGACGAAGCTGGTGCGGGTGACGGCGGGCGCGGTGTTCGACGTTGTGGTCGATATCCGCAAGGGATCGCCGACCTACGGCAAGTGGCAATCCTTCATCCTGAGCGCGGAGAACAAGCTGCAGCTCCTCGTGCCGAAGGGCTGCGCGCACGGCTTCTGCACGCTCGAGCCGAACACGGAAGTGCAGTACAAGGTTGACGAATTCTATTCACCCGAGCACGACCGGGGAATCGCCTGGAACGATCCGGCACTGGGGATCGAATGGCCGTGCAGGGACCCGATCCTGTCGGAAAAGGACCGGAAGCATCCGCCGCTGGCGGAAGCCGAGAACAATTTCGTCTTCGAGGGGTGA
- a CDS encoding glycosyl transferase family 2, giving the protein MDSPKPGAPTVAVCIVTYNSAGDIEECLNAVRRQTHPVSSIVVVDNASTDGTRDVLGRHDDIRFIRNERNTGFAGGQNRAIAAAAPSDYVLVLNPDVVLDPDYIAEIVAVMERDPRIGSATGMLVRADRPDVMDSAGLALRPDRNAVDLGAGEPAADWTSPREVFGVSGAAAVYRRAMIEDISDDGQFFDEDFFAYKEDVDVAWRARHLGWTAAYVPSARAVHRRGWKPGGRRSVPLLARRHSYQNRFFLLIKNEPAGPHLFLLIPRLLLVEVAKLGYILLFEPGLLACWPRIVKMLPSMLGKRRRLFRRVLSRRGGR; this is encoded by the coding sequence ATGGATTCACCCAAACCCGGCGCGCCGACGGTTGCCGTATGCATCGTCACTTACAACAGCGCCGGCGACATCGAGGAATGCCTGAACGCGGTGCGCAGGCAGACCCACCCGGTCTCCTCCATCGTTGTCGTCGACAATGCTTCCACCGACGGCACGCGGGACGTGCTCGGCCGGCATGACGACATCCGGTTCATTCGGAACGAGCGGAACACGGGCTTTGCCGGCGGGCAGAACCGGGCGATCGCCGCGGCGGCGCCGTCCGACTACGTGCTCGTGCTGAATCCGGACGTCGTGCTCGATCCGGATTACATCGCGGAGATCGTCGCCGTCATGGAGCGCGACCCGCGCATCGGGAGCGCGACGGGCATGCTCGTGCGCGCCGACCGGCCCGACGTCATGGACAGCGCGGGGCTCGCGCTGCGTCCGGACCGCAACGCGGTCGATCTCGGGGCCGGGGAGCCGGCCGCCGATTGGACAAGCCCGCGCGAGGTGTTCGGCGTCTCCGGCGCGGCGGCCGTGTACCGCCGGGCGATGATCGAGGATATATCGGATGACGGGCAATTCTTCGACGAGGATTTCTTCGCGTACAAGGAGGACGTGGACGTCGCCTGGCGCGCGCGCCATCTCGGCTGGACGGCGGCCTACGTGCCCTCCGCCAGGGCCGTGCACCGGAGGGGATGGAAGCCGGGCGGACGGCGGTCGGTGCCGCTGCTGGCGAGGCGCCACTCGTACCAGAACCGCTTTTTCCTCCTGATCAAAAACGAGCCCGCGGGACCGCATCTCTTCCTCCTCATCCCGCGGCTGCTGCTCGTCGAAGTGGCAAAGCTGGGGTACATCCTCCTGTTCGAGCCCGGGCTGCTCGCATGCTGGCCGCGCATCGTGAAGATGCTTCCGTCCATGCTGGGCAAACGGCGGCGGCTGTTCCGGCGGGTGCTGTCGAGGCGCGGCGGTCGCTGA
- a CDS encoding undecaprenyl-phosphate glucose phosphotransferase, protein MLRRNQRFLTQLYVLCDAAGMIAAYLTAWWIKFKSGWLPGVAALPFSSYMFWGLMYAILAVAVGYYGGLYKPRRRTRLSADIWKLGQVHLFSFVGLLGLLYFAKQIHVSREFLGMFLGLNLTILTVYRFAVKMLLFRFRSLGYNKKYLLILGAGSVGRNFYKNLLQYPELGYEVFGFLDDNLKEHPPTGMPMPPILGGLDRLDEVLRKHTIDEVIVALPLAAHGKLAKIIETCDNNGVKTLIIPDYFDLLPARPYFDNFAGIPLINVRDIPLDELGNRILKRTFDIVFSIFAIIITSPIMLFAAIGIKLTSPGPIIFKQERMGLDRRTFIMYKFRTMHVSDQKTADTTWTVENDPRRTRFGAFLRRTSIDELPQFFNVLKGDMSVVGPRPERPYFVEQFRDEIPKYMVKHHVRPGITGWAQTNGLRGDTSIPERIRHDLYYLENWSFMFDLKIIILTILRGFVNRNAY, encoded by the coding sequence GTGCTGAGGCGGAACCAGCGGTTTCTGACCCAACTGTATGTGCTGTGCGACGCCGCCGGCATGATCGCCGCTTATCTGACGGCCTGGTGGATCAAATTCAAGAGCGGCTGGCTGCCGGGAGTGGCGGCGCTTCCGTTCAGCTCCTATATGTTCTGGGGACTCATGTACGCGATTCTCGCCGTCGCCGTCGGCTATTACGGCGGGTTGTACAAGCCCAGGCGGCGGACGAGGCTCTCGGCGGACATCTGGAAACTCGGGCAGGTGCACCTGTTCAGCTTCGTCGGGCTGCTCGGCCTGCTCTATTTCGCGAAGCAGATCCATGTGTCGCGGGAATTCCTCGGTATGTTCCTGGGGCTGAACCTGACGATCCTGACCGTCTACCGCTTCGCGGTGAAAATGCTGCTGTTCCGTTTCCGAAGCCTCGGCTACAACAAGAAGTACCTGCTCATTCTCGGCGCGGGCTCGGTCGGACGGAATTTCTACAAGAATCTGTTGCAATATCCCGAACTGGGCTATGAAGTGTTCGGCTTCCTCGACGACAATCTGAAGGAGCATCCGCCGACCGGCATGCCGATGCCGCCGATCCTCGGCGGGCTGGACCGGCTGGACGAGGTGCTGCGCAAGCATACCATTGACGAAGTGATCGTCGCGCTGCCGCTCGCGGCGCACGGGAAGCTGGCGAAGATCATCGAGACGTGCGACAACAACGGCGTGAAGACGCTGATCATTCCGGATTATTTCGATCTGCTGCCCGCGCGGCCGTATTTCGACAACTTCGCGGGAATTCCGCTCATCAACGTGCGCGACATTCCGCTGGACGAACTCGGCAACCGGATCCTGAAGCGGACGTTCGACATCGTGTTCTCGATCTTCGCGATCATCATCACGTCGCCGATCATGCTGTTCGCCGCAATCGGGATCAAGCTGACGTCGCCCGGTCCCATCATTTTCAAACAGGAGCGGATGGGGCTGGACCGGCGCACGTTCATCATGTACAAGTTCCGGACGATGCACGTGTCCGACCAGAAGACGGCGGACACGACGTGGACGGTCGAGAACGATCCGCGCCGCACGAGGTTCGGCGCGTTCCTGCGCCGGACGAGCATCGACGAGCTGCCGCAGTTCTTCAATGTGCTGAAGGGCGACATGAGCGTCGTCGGACCGCGGCCGGAGCGGCCGTATTTCGTCGAGCAGTTCCGGGACGAGATTCCGAAATACATGGTGAAGCACCATGTCCGGCCGGGCATCACGGGCTGGGCGCAGACGAACGGCCTTCGCGGCGACACCTCGATCCCGGAGCGGATCAGGCACGATCTGTATTATCTCGAGAACTGGTCGTTCATGTTCGATCTGAAGATCATCATCCTGACGATTCTGAGAGGATTCGTGAACCGCAATGCCTACTGA
- a CDS encoding teichoic acid ABC transporter ATP-binding protein yields MKDEMIRVTDLTMKYRLTTEKVDSLKYFFIKKIRRELRYEDFYALNGVSFSVFKGEVFGIIGRNGAGKSTLLKIIAGVLKPTTGKIIRNGSIAPLIELGAGFNNELTGKENIYLNGMLLGYSKKFISEKLEEIIEFSELGRFVHSPLKTYSSGMKARLGFSIATVVQPDILIVDEILAVGDTEFRRKSEQKIMSMIESGTTVLLVSHSLEQIAKLSDRVMWLDQGKIRELGDADEVIGKYKASLKK; encoded by the coding sequence ATGAAAGATGAAATGATTCGGGTAACGGATTTAACAATGAAATACCGATTGACGACGGAAAAAGTGGATTCCCTCAAATATTTTTTCATAAAAAAAATAAGAAGGGAATTGCGTTATGAAGATTTTTATGCACTAAACGGGGTCAGTTTTTCGGTTTTTAAAGGCGAAGTGTTTGGTATTATCGGACGAAACGGGGCTGGAAAAAGCACATTACTGAAAATAATTGCCGGTGTCTTAAAACCGACTACCGGAAAGATCATCAGAAACGGAAGTATAGCTCCCCTAATTGAATTGGGGGCAGGATTCAACAACGAATTGACGGGAAAGGAAAATATTTATTTGAATGGAATGTTGCTCGGATATTCAAAAAAATTTATTTCAGAAAAATTGGAGGAGATTATTGAATTCTCGGAGCTTGGGCGGTTTGTTCATTCACCGTTAAAAACTTACTCGTCGGGGATGAAGGCGCGGCTCGGGTTTTCAATTGCAACCGTTGTTCAGCCTGACATATTGATTGTGGATGAAATTCTAGCGGTAGGCGACACTGAATTTCGCAGAAAGTCTGAGCAGAAGATTATGTCCATGATCGAATCAGGGACTACAGTATTGCTTGTTTCCCACTCATTGGAGCAAATAGCAAAATTGAGTGATAGAGTGATGTGGTTGGACCAGGGTAAAATAAGGGAACTCGGAGATGCAGATGAGGTGATTGGGAAATACAAAGCTTCATTAAAAAAATAA
- a CDS encoding spore coat protein gives MKGIILAGGTGSRLYPLTKVTNKHLLPVGGYPMIYHAVAKLKEAGIPDILVVTGREHMGDVVNLLGSGREFGVSFTYRVQDEAGGIAQALGLAEPFVGGDRMVVILGDNVFADSIAPYVERFKRQERGARILIREVPDPERFGVPELKDGRVVSIEEKPLKPKSRYAVTGIYMYDGRVFDIIRTLKPSARGELEITDVNNAYIEAGELEYDILEGWWTDAGTHASLARANELARHIRLDESFGKIP, from the coding sequence ATGAAAGGCATCATCCTCGCAGGCGGCACGGGATCCCGGTTGTATCCGTTGACCAAGGTGACGAACAAGCACCTGCTTCCGGTCGGCGGCTATCCGATGATCTACCACGCCGTCGCCAAACTGAAGGAAGCCGGTATTCCCGACATCCTCGTTGTGACGGGACGGGAGCATATGGGGGATGTCGTCAACCTGCTCGGCAGCGGGCGGGAGTTCGGCGTCTCCTTCACGTACCGGGTGCAGGACGAAGCGGGGGGCATCGCGCAGGCGTTGGGGCTGGCGGAACCGTTCGTCGGCGGCGACCGGATGGTTGTCATCCTCGGGGATAACGTATTCGCGGACAGCATTGCCCCGTATGTCGAGCGGTTCAAGCGCCAGGAGCGCGGCGCCCGGATCCTGATCCGGGAAGTGCCGGATCCCGAGCGGTTCGGCGTGCCGGAGCTGAAGGACGGACGTGTCGTCTCGATCGAGGAAAAGCCGCTCAAGCCCAAGAGCCGTTACGCGGTGACCGGCATATACATGTACGACGGCAGAGTGTTCGACATCATCCGGACGCTCAAGCCGTCCGCGCGGGGCGAGCTCGAGATCACGGACGTGAACAACGCCTACATCGAGGCCGGTGAGCTCGAGTACGACATTCTGGAAGGTTGGTGGACGGACGCGGGCACGCACGCGTCGCTGGCCCGCGCGAACGAGCTGGCGCGCCATATCCGGCTGGATGAATCGTTCGGGAAGATTCCTTGA
- a CDS encoding dTDP-glucose 4,6-dehydratase, whose translation MKLLVTGGAGFIGSNFVLYMVKRYPHYEIINVDLLTYAGNLENLRSVENHPQYRFVKADIADRTAMEPLFAKGLDAVVNFAAESHVDRSILQPDLFVRTNVLGTQTLLELAKRYRVGKFVQISTDEVYGTLGDTGCFTEESPLRPNSPYSASKAGADLLVRAYHETYGLNVNITRCSNNYGPYQFPEKLIPLMIRNALADQPLPVYGDGLHVRDWLHVEDHCRAVDLVLHRGKPGEVYNIGGNNERTNLEVVKTILAELRKPESLIRFVQDRPGHDRRYAIDATKIRRELGWEPKYDYETGIRETIRWYLENRDWLEQVISGEYLRYYERQYRDRLG comes from the coding sequence GTGAAACTGCTGGTGACCGGCGGAGCGGGATTCATCGGGAGCAACTTTGTTCTCTACATGGTGAAACGGTATCCGCATTATGAGATCATCAATGTCGACCTGCTGACCTATGCGGGGAATCTCGAGAACCTGCGATCCGTGGAAAATCATCCGCAATACCGGTTCGTAAAGGCGGACATCGCCGATCGAACCGCCATGGAGCCGCTGTTCGCGAAGGGGCTCGACGCGGTGGTGAATTTCGCGGCGGAGTCGCACGTGGACCGCAGCATCCTGCAGCCGGATCTGTTCGTGCGCACGAATGTGCTCGGCACGCAGACGCTGCTTGAACTCGCGAAGCGGTACCGGGTCGGCAAGTTCGTGCAGATCTCGACCGACGAAGTATACGGTACGCTCGGCGACACGGGCTGTTTCACCGAGGAATCGCCGCTTCGGCCGAACAGCCCGTATTCCGCGAGCAAGGCGGGCGCCGATCTGCTCGTCCGCGCCTATCACGAGACGTACGGCCTCAACGTCAACATCACGCGCTGTTCCAACAACTACGGTCCGTACCAGTTCCCCGAGAAGCTCATTCCGCTCATGATCCGCAACGCACTTGCGGATCAGCCTCTGCCGGTCTACGGCGACGGGCTGCACGTGCGTGACTGGCTGCACGTCGAAGATCATTGCCGTGCGGTGGATCTCGTGCTGCACCGGGGCAAGCCGGGGGAAGTGTACAACATCGGCGGCAACAACGAGCGCACGAACCTCGAGGTCGTGAAGACGATCCTCGCGGAACTCCGCAAGCCGGAGTCGCTCATCCGGTTCGTGCAGGACCGACCCGGGCACGACCGGCGTTATGCGATCGACGCGACGAAGATCCGCCGCGAACTCGGCTGGGAGCCGAAGTACGACTACGAGACCGGCATCCGCGAGACGATCCGCTGGTATCTCGAAAACCGCGACTGGCTCGAACAGGTGATCTCCGGGGAATATCTCCGATATTACGAGCGGCAATACCGCGACCGGCTCGGTTGA